One [Clostridium] saccharolyticum WM1 DNA segment encodes these proteins:
- a CDS encoding ABC transporter permease, whose translation MKSIRLYEKYLLMHLKSMMQHKTSFFFTTIGQFLISFNIFLGVLFMMDRFNEVKGFSYGEVLLCFSITLMAFTIAETVFRSLDTFETIIGNGEFDRILLKPRDSLFLVLCSKIELTRMGRLMQAVIMLAYGLHSSTIVWTPVRALTVVLMITGGVAVFAGIYLIFASICFFTLEGLEFMNIFTDGAREYGKYPIGIYGKTLFTICTYLVPFALFQYYPFLFLTGRTSNPWYSLLPLAACLFLVPAGFLWNFGLSRYQSTGS comes from the coding sequence ATGAAATCCATCCGGTTATATGAAAAATATCTGCTCATGCATTTAAAAAGCATGATGCAGCATAAAACCTCCTTCTTTTTCACCACCATAGGGCAGTTTCTCATATCCTTTAATATATTTCTTGGGGTTCTTTTTATGATGGATCGTTTTAATGAGGTAAAGGGATTTTCCTATGGGGAGGTTCTCCTTTGCTTTTCCATTACACTTATGGCCTTTACCATAGCCGAAACCGTATTCCGGAGCCTGGACACCTTTGAGACCATCATCGGAAACGGAGAATTTGACCGCATCCTTTTAAAACCAAGAGACAGCTTATTTCTGGTTCTGTGCAGTAAAATAGAGCTGACCAGAATGGGCCGGCTTATGCAGGCTGTGATCATGCTTGCCTACGGACTGCACTCCAGTACCATCGTCTGGACCCCTGTCCGCGCCCTTACTGTTGTTCTTATGATCACTGGAGGTGTGGCAGTGTTTGCCGGCATTTACCTGATTTTTGCCTCCATATGCTTCTTTACCCTGGAAGGCCTGGAATTTATGAATATATTCACAGACGGAGCAAGAGAATATGGAAAATATCCCATCGGCATCTATGGGAAGACACTTTTTACCATATGTACCTATCTGGTCCCCTTTGCCCTGTTTCAGTATTATCCTTTTTTATTTCTTACAGGCAGGACTTCTAACCCATGGTACAGCCTTCTTCCGTTGGCCGCCTGTTTATTTTTGGTTCCTGCGGGTTTCCTATGGAACTTCGGACTATCCCGGTATCAGTCGACCGGATCTTAA
- a CDS encoding ABC transporter ATP-binding protein yields the protein MIQVEHMNKTFKVTRRSAGFSEAVKALFHREAERIHALYDISFTIGDGEMVGYIGPNGAGKSSTIKILSGILTPDDGICRINGRIPWKERKAHVKDIGVVFGQRSQLWWDVPILDSYELLRDIYEIPTPQYQETLDELTELLYLGELLRTPARHLSLGQRMRCEIAASLLHRPKILFLDEPTIGLDAVSKLAVRDFIRKQNQKHKTTVLLTTHDMQDIDALADRVLLIGKGRLLLDGALSDLKSHRPREDATLDEIIAALYRDYRI from the coding sequence ATGATTCAAGTGGAACACATGAACAAGACCTTCAAGGTCACAAGAAGAAGTGCCGGCTTTTCTGAAGCAGTCAAGGCCCTTTTTCACAGAGAGGCGGAACGCATCCACGCCCTTTACGATATCTCCTTTACCATAGGAGACGGAGAAATGGTAGGCTATATTGGCCCCAATGGCGCTGGAAAAAGCTCCACCATTAAGATTCTAAGCGGAATCCTTACACCGGACGACGGTATCTGCCGGATCAATGGCCGGATTCCATGGAAGGAACGAAAGGCACATGTTAAGGACATAGGCGTTGTCTTCGGACAGCGAAGCCAGCTTTGGTGGGATGTTCCCATCCTGGATTCCTATGAACTGCTCCGCGACATCTATGAAATCCCCACACCCCAATACCAGGAAACCCTGGACGAGCTGACAGAACTTTTGTACTTAGGAGAGCTCTTGCGCACACCTGCCAGACATCTGTCCTTAGGCCAGAGGATGCGCTGCGAGATTGCAGCTTCCCTTCTCCACAGACCAAAAATCCTTTTTCTGGATGAACCCACCATCGGCCTTGATGCAGTCTCCAAGCTGGCGGTCCGGGATTTTATCCGAAAGCAGAACCAGAAGCATAAAACCACGGTGCTTCTCACCACTCATGATATGCAGGACATTGACGCCCTGGCAGACAGGGTCCTTTTAATCGGAAAAGGAAGGCTGCTTTTAGACGGCGCCCTGTCCGATTTAAAATCCCACCGCCCCAGGGAAGATGCCACACTGGATGAAATCATTGCCGCCCTTTACCGGGATTACAGGATATAG
- a CDS encoding ABC transporter permease translates to MKKYWSFFRIRFIRGLQYRAAALSGMVTQFVWGTMEILLFRAFYEAAPESFPMEFQALSTYVWLQQAFLALYMTWFWESELFDSITTGNVAYELCRPVRLYDMWFARGLAVRLSKAVLRCMPILLFAWLLPDPYGLALPGSFHTWFFTLLSMTLGLLFVVAFGMTVYMSVFYTISSQGIKLIVTSLSEFLSGAVIPLPFLPDGIRQVVNFLPFASAQNVPFRIFGGDLNGQDMYVSLLVQVFWLAVFLIIGRTMERNALKRVVIQGG, encoded by the coding sequence ATGAAAAAATACTGGTCTTTTTTCCGCATCCGTTTTATCCGGGGACTTCAGTACCGGGCAGCAGCCCTTTCCGGAATGGTGACTCAGTTCGTATGGGGAACCATGGAGATTCTTTTATTCCGTGCCTTTTATGAGGCTGCACCGGAAAGCTTTCCCATGGAGTTTCAGGCACTTTCTACCTATGTGTGGCTGCAGCAGGCCTTTCTGGCCCTTTACATGACCTGGTTCTGGGAATCTGAGCTGTTTGATTCCATCACAACTGGTAACGTGGCCTATGAATTATGCCGCCCGGTCCGCCTTTATGATATGTGGTTTGCCAGAGGCCTGGCGGTCCGTCTTTCCAAAGCAGTCCTGCGGTGCATGCCAATTCTGCTGTTTGCCTGGCTGCTGCCGGACCCCTATGGCCTGGCACTGCCCGGAAGCTTCCATACATGGTTCTTCACCCTTTTATCCATGACCCTTGGACTTCTTTTTGTCGTTGCCTTCGGCATGACCGTATACATGTCCGTTTTTTACACCATTTCCTCCCAGGGGATCAAACTAATCGTCACCTCTCTTTCCGAGTTTTTAAGCGGCGCGGTCATTCCGCTTCCCTTTCTTCCGGATGGAATCCGGCAGGTGGTGAATTTTCTGCCCTTTGCATCGGCTCAGAACGTTCCCTTCCGGATATTCGGCGGAGACTTAAATGGGCAAGATATGTATGTCAGTCTTCTGGTACAGGTGTTCTGGCTGGCAGTGTTTCTGATTATCGGACGGACCATGGAGCGCAATGCTTTAAAACGTGTTGTGATCCAGGGCGGTTGA
- a CDS encoding glycoside hydrolase family 25 protein produces MKKNTKRKAVLCLAAGLMCFMTTAAPATGFSAEAWKLENGQYVDASGLPIAGAIAKGITVTKYQNRQNESNGGIDWKKVAQDGVSFAMVRIGYLNDRDPYYTINMEGAAANGLKTGVFFYTQALDTQTAVEEAKYVLRMVKDYQVSYPIAYDVESQHLLDNHLSKQQITDNINAFCKTIADAGYRPIVYANNQWLTNYIDMDQVPYDVWYARYGTVNNFKNRTIWQCTDQGKVEGISGDVTLEFSFADYGALIPSEGWKTIDGNKYYTKNYIKQTGWVQVEGIWYYLDSNGIMIHDTTMNIDGASYTFGADGAMVQ; encoded by the coding sequence ATGAAAAAGAATACAAAACGGAAAGCGGTCTTATGCCTAGCGGCAGGCCTTATGTGTTTCATGACAACGGCAGCACCGGCCACCGGATTTTCTGCGGAAGCCTGGAAGCTGGAAAACGGACAATATGTGGATGCCTCCGGCCTTCCCATTGCAGGTGCAATAGCTAAGGGAATTACCGTAACAAAGTACCAGAACCGCCAGAATGAGTCAAATGGAGGGATCGACTGGAAGAAGGTGGCGCAGGACGGAGTATCCTTTGCCATGGTACGCATCGGTTATCTCAATGACAGGGATCCCTACTATACGATAAACATGGAGGGAGCGGCGGCTAACGGGCTTAAAACCGGAGTGTTTTTTTATACCCAGGCTCTAGATACCCAGACTGCCGTGGAGGAAGCCAAATATGTGCTTCGGATGGTTAAGGATTACCAGGTTTCCTATCCCATTGCCTATGATGTGGAATCCCAGCACCTTCTTGACAATCATCTGTCAAAGCAGCAGATTACGGATAACATCAATGCGTTCTGCAAGACGATTGCCGATGCAGGCTATCGTCCCATTGTCTATGCCAATAACCAGTGGCTGACCAATTACATTGATATGGACCAGGTCCCATATGATGTATGGTATGCCAGGTACGGGACCGTCAACAATTTTAAGAACCGAACCATCTGGCAGTGTACGGATCAGGGAAAAGTGGAAGGAATCAGCGGAGATGTGACCCTTGAATTTTCCTTTGCAGATTACGGGGCTCTCATCCCTTCCGAGGGCTGGAAGACCATTGACGGAAATAAATATTATACAAAGAATTATATAAAACAGACCGGCTGGGTCCAGGTGGAAGGAATCTGGTATTATCTGGATTCCAATGGCATCATGATTCATGATACCACCATGAATATTGACGGAGCTTCCTATACCTTTGGGGCTGACGGGGCCATGGTCCAGTGA
- the ytvI gene encoding sporulation integral membrane protein YtvI, with product MEQVKKYCRLILNIIIPILFLYLICVWGPRLLNFFLPFVIGWIIAVIANPLVRFLEKRLKIVRKHSSVMIVVAVLALIITVLYFLLSKLISEAAGFAGDIPKYYESAWIEIQKLLLQVEGLLQFLPENIQVSVNQFFTHIGEYLNVMVQKIASPTVTVAGNVVKSIPAALVYTIVTIFSSYLFIVDRDKIMEVIRPYIPAGGTKYFRYLKKDAKRLVGGYFLAQFKIMFIIAAVLAAGFLVLGVNYALLLAIIISILDFLPILGTGTILIPWAVIRLVAGEYAFGFGLLVIYVLTLVLRQVIQPKIVGDTMGLDPLMTLLFLYLGFKISGIAGMILAVPVGMLLINLYEFGAFDSFIDSVKTLIHDINAFRRGTD from the coding sequence ATGGAACAAGTAAAAAAGTATTGCAGACTGATTCTCAATATTATTATACCGATTTTATTTTTATATTTAATTTGTGTGTGGGGACCAAGGCTATTAAATTTCTTTCTGCCCTTTGTCATAGGCTGGATCATAGCGGTCATTGCAAATCCCTTGGTGCGTTTTCTGGAGAAACGGCTGAAAATCGTTAGAAAACACAGTTCCGTAATGATCGTAGTGGCAGTACTGGCCCTGATTATTACAGTGCTCTATTTTCTGCTTTCCAAGCTGATATCGGAAGCGGCGGGTTTTGCAGGAGATATTCCCAAGTATTATGAATCCGCCTGGATTGAGATCCAGAAGCTGCTTTTGCAGGTGGAAGGGCTTTTGCAGTTTTTGCCAGAGAACATTCAGGTATCCGTGAACCAGTTTTTTACCCATATAGGCGAATATTTAAACGTAATGGTCCAAAAGATTGCCTCTCCTACTGTGACGGTGGCAGGAAATGTGGTAAAGAGCATACCGGCTGCCCTGGTTTACACCATTGTTACGATCTTTTCCTCCTACCTCTTTATTGTGGACCGGGATAAGATCATGGAAGTGATCCGTCCCTATATCCCGGCTGGAGGGACCAAGTATTTCCGGTATTTAAAAAAGGACGCAAAGCGACTGGTAGGCGGCTATTTTCTTGCCCAGTTTAAAATCATGTTTATCATTGCAGCGGTGCTTGCGGCAGGGTTTCTGGTATTGGGAGTAAATTATGCGCTGCTTCTTGCAATTATCATATCCATTCTTGATTTCCTGCCGATTTTGGGAACAGGTACCATTCTGATTCCCTGGGCGGTGATCCGCCTTGTGGCAGGGGAGTATGCCTTTGGCTTCGGCCTGCTGGTCATCTATGTACTGACTCTTGTGCTAAGGCAGGTCATACAGCCTAAGATCGTAGGCGATACCATGGGGCTGGACCCTCTCATGACGCTGCTGTTTTTATATCTGGGATTTAAGATAAGCGGGATCGCCGGCATGATCTTAGCAGTACCCGTTGGCATGCTGCTTATAAATCTATATGAATTCGGAGCCTTTGATTCATTTATTGACAGCGTTAAGACATTGATCCATGACATCAATGCCTTTCGCAGAGGGACAGATTAA
- a CDS encoding heavy metal translocating P-type ATPase has protein sequence MTKKQKRMAIRLAASALFFAAGMLWEEKTAWYWMLFLVSYLAAGYDIPLKAARNIKNGQFFDENFLMTVATFGAIGIGAMEEAVGVMLFYQIGELFNDYAVNKSRKSITELMDINPEYANLIKDGREEKVDPYEVSVGDIIVIKPGEKVPLDGIVVKGAGGLDTKALTGESMPVEVKENDAVYSGSINLNGVLEVRVTKLFDDSTVAKILELVENASFRKAKAENFITRFARVYTPVVVILALILAVVPPLLLGGSWGTWIYRACSFLVVSCPCALVISVPLSFFGGLGAASRHGILMKGSNYLEAMASLDTVVFDKTGTLTTGKFRVTRVAPVEGTEEELLRLAAHGEFHSNHPIALSVKEAYGKPVDETLIGGVEEIAGYGIRAELKEEGNEQELYIGNARLMEQQGITVPAQETVSGTSLYVADSGRYLGSITISDTIREDVPMALKGLREAGVRKLVMLTGDKPEVGQAVGEQLGLDEVHGGLLPGDKVGKVEELLSRKREGQNLAFVGDGINDAPVLARADVGIAMGGIGSDAAVEAADVVIMTDEPSKLIDAIAIARKTAVIVKQNIIFAIGVKVLILLLSAAGIATMWAAVFGDVGVSVLAILNAIRALGYKSHK, from the coding sequence ATGACGAAGAAACAGAAACGGATGGCAATAAGGCTTGCAGCCAGCGCCCTGTTTTTTGCAGCAGGAATGCTTTGGGAGGAAAAGACGGCCTGGTATTGGATGCTCTTTTTGGTTTCCTATCTGGCAGCAGGATATGACATTCCTTTAAAGGCGGCACGCAATATTAAAAACGGCCAGTTTTTCGATGAGAATTTTCTTATGACGGTGGCCACCTTCGGTGCCATCGGCATTGGGGCTATGGAAGAAGCAGTGGGAGTTATGCTGTTTTACCAGATCGGCGAACTCTTTAATGATTACGCAGTAAACAAATCCAGAAAATCCATTACCGAGCTTATGGATATTAATCCGGAATATGCCAACCTTATCAAAGATGGCAGAGAAGAGAAAGTAGACCCGTATGAGGTTTCCGTAGGGGATATTATCGTGATAAAACCGGGCGAAAAGGTTCCTCTTGACGGAATCGTTGTAAAGGGTGCCGGAGGCCTGGACACAAAAGCCCTGACAGGAGAATCCATGCCGGTAGAAGTAAAGGAAAACGATGCGGTATACAGCGGCTCCATTAATTTAAACGGTGTTTTGGAGGTTCGGGTAACAAAACTGTTTGATGACTCCACAGTGGCAAAAATCCTGGAGCTGGTGGAAAATGCCAGCTTTCGAAAAGCAAAAGCGGAAAACTTCATCACCAGGTTTGCAAGGGTATATACGCCGGTTGTAGTAATTCTTGCCCTGATTCTTGCAGTGGTTCCTCCGCTCCTTTTAGGCGGCTCATGGGGGACCTGGATATACCGTGCATGCAGCTTTCTGGTGGTTTCCTGTCCCTGCGCTCTGGTGATTTCCGTTCCCTTAAGCTTTTTCGGAGGGCTGGGAGCTGCTTCCAGGCACGGGATCCTTATGAAGGGAAGCAATTACCTGGAAGCCATGGCTTCCCTGGATACCGTTGTGTTTGATAAAACGGGAACTCTTACTACAGGAAAATTCCGCGTCACAAGGGTTGCCCCTGTGGAAGGAACCGAAGAAGAGCTTTTAAGGCTTGCGGCTCATGGAGAGTTTCACTCCAACCATCCCATTGCTTTATCCGTTAAGGAAGCCTATGGGAAGCCTGTTGATGAGACCTTAATCGGAGGGGTGGAAGAAATTGCAGGATACGGCATCAGGGCAGAGCTGAAAGAGGAAGGAAATGAACAGGAACTTTATATCGGCAATGCAAGGCTTATGGAACAGCAGGGCATTACAGTTCCAGCCCAGGAGACAGTATCAGGAACCTCTCTTTATGTGGCTGACAGCGGGCGTTATCTTGGCTCTATTACCATTTCCGACACCATCCGGGAGGATGTTCCCATGGCCTTAAAGGGCTTAAGGGAAGCAGGGGTCAGGAAACTGGTGATGCTGACCGGTGATAAGCCGGAGGTGGGCCAGGCGGTTGGGGAACAGCTGGGACTTGATGAGGTTCACGGCGGACTGCTACCCGGTGATAAGGTTGGCAAGGTAGAAGAACTGCTGTCAAGGAAACGGGAAGGACAGAACCTGGCCTTTGTAGGCGACGGTATCAATGATGCACCGGTTCTAGCCCGCGCCGATGTTGGAATTGCCATGGGAGGAATCGGTTCCGATGCTGCAGTGGAAGCTGCGGATGTTGTGATTATGACCGATGAGCCGTCAAAGCTTATTGATGCCATAGCAATCGCAAGGAAAACAGCCGTCATAGTGAAGCAGAATATCATTTTTGCCATAGGGGTGAAAGTGCTCATACTCTTACTTTCAGCGGCAGGAATTGCCACCATGTGGGCGGCTGTATTCGGTGACGTAGGAGTCTCCGTGCTTGCGATATTAAATGCCATACGGGCTTTAGGATATAAAAGTCATAAATAA
- a CDS encoding pyridoxal phosphate-dependent aminotransferase, translated as MIADKMRPLVENNSAIRAMFEEGKKMAAEYGRENVYDFSLGNPNVPAPPAVNQAILDIIREEETTYVHGYMSNAGFEDARAAVAQSLNRRFGTHFHLENILMTVGAAGGMNVILKTILDPGDEVLVFAPYFMEYGSYVRNYEGVLVVVPPDTDTFQPDLKEFEKRITPKTKAVIINTPNNPAGVVYSAETLRRIAAILLEKEETLGTQILLISDEPYRELAYDGVEVPYVTPFYHNTVVCYSYSKSLSLPGERIGYLVIPQEVEDSRKVIAAAAIATRVLGCVNAPSLMQRVIVRCVDEQVNLEAYNRNRELLYSSLREYGFDCIKPEGAFYLFVKAPVDDKEFCQACKKHRVLLVPGTSFACPGYVRIAYCVSYEQIERALPAFQKIAEEYGLTEKRGKVQ; from the coding sequence ATGATAGCAGACAAGATGAGACCCCTTGTAGAGAATAATTCCGCCATCCGTGCCATGTTTGAGGAAGGTAAGAAGATGGCTGCCGAATACGGCAGGGAGAATGTCTATGATTTCAGCCTTGGAAATCCCAATGTACCGGCTCCGCCGGCGGTGAACCAGGCCATTCTTGACATTATCAGGGAAGAGGAAACCACTTACGTTCACGGATATATGAGCAACGCAGGATTTGAAGATGCCAGAGCTGCAGTTGCCCAGTCCTTAAACAGGCGGTTCGGGACTCATTTTCATCTGGAAAATATTCTTATGACCGTTGGAGCAGCCGGCGGAATGAATGTCATATTAAAAACCATATTGGATCCAGGCGATGAGGTTCTGGTGTTTGCGCCATATTTTATGGAATATGGCTCCTATGTCAGGAATTATGAAGGTGTTCTCGTTGTTGTTCCCCCGGATACGGACACCTTTCAGCCTGATCTTAAGGAATTTGAAAAGCGGATCACTCCAAAGACAAAGGCTGTGATCATCAATACTCCCAATAATCCTGCGGGTGTGGTTTATTCTGCAGAGACCCTCCGCAGAATTGCTGCCATTCTTTTGGAAAAGGAAGAGACCCTTGGAACCCAGATCCTTCTGATCTCTGATGAACCTTACAGGGAACTGGCCTATGACGGGGTGGAGGTTCCCTATGTCACTCCATTTTATCACAACACAGTCGTCTGCTATTCCTACAGTAAATCCTTATCCCTTCCCGGGGAGCGGATCGGATATCTGGTGATTCCCCAAGAGGTAGAGGATTCCCGGAAGGTCATTGCGGCGGCTGCCATTGCAACCCGGGTCCTTGGCTGCGTCAATGCTCCCTCTCTTATGCAGCGGGTGATCGTGCGCTGCGTGGATGAACAGGTAAATCTGGAAGCTTATAACAGGAACAGGGAGCTTCTTTACAGCAGCTTAAGAGAATATGGGTTTGACTGTATTAAACCGGAAGGAGCTTTTTACTTATTCGTAAAGGCACCGGTGGATGATAAGGAATTCTGCCAGGCCTGCAAAAAGCACCGGGTGCTGTTGGTGCCCGGAACTTCCTTTGCATGTCCGGGTTATGTCAGGATCGCTTACTGCGTATCCTATGAACAGATAGAACGCGCTCTTCCTGCATTTCAGAAGATAGCAGAAGAATATGGCCTTACAGAAAAAAGGGGGAAAGTGCAATGA
- a CDS encoding ArsR/SmtB family transcription factor, protein MEQDIKKSIQDCEIDQCDFICVHEEVVNHVLEAMPQEQELLDLADFFKVFGDATRIKILYVLSRSEMCVCDIANLLKMGQSAISHQLRVLKQMRLVKFRREGKTVFYSLADGHIETILAQGMEHISE, encoded by the coding sequence ATGGAGCAGGACATTAAGAAAAGCATTCAGGACTGTGAAATTGACCAATGTGATTTTATCTGCGTTCATGAAGAGGTGGTGAATCATGTTCTGGAGGCTATGCCCCAGGAGCAGGAGCTTCTTGATCTGGCGGATTTTTTCAAAGTATTTGGAGATGCAACCAGGATAAAAATCCTTTATGTGCTCAGCAGGTCGGAGATGTGTGTATGCGATATCGCCAATCTTTTAAAGATGGGGCAGTCAGCTATTTCCCATCAGCTCCGGGTGCTGAAGCAGATGCGACTGGTAAAGTTCCGAAGAGAGGGAAAAACCGTATTCTATTCACTGGCCGATGGTCATATTGAGACAATTCTGGCCCAGGGTATGGAGCATATTAGTGAGTGA
- a CDS encoding cation transporter, giving the protein MKKIIKLEGLCCANCAAKIEEEVKKLDGVESASISFMTQRMTMEVQDGKTDEILEAAKKISNKIEPEAEFKVLR; this is encoded by the coding sequence ATGAAGAAGATTATTAAGCTGGAAGGTTTATGCTGTGCCAATTGTGCGGCCAAGATTGAAGAAGAGGTAAAAAAGCTGGATGGTGTGGAAAGCGCATCAATCAGCTTTATGACCCAGAGGATGACCATGGAAGTCCAGGACGGAAAGACTGATGAAATTCTGGAGGCAGCCAAAAAGATATCAAATAAAATTGAACCGGAAGCAGAATTTAAGGTACTTCGGTAA
- the hisC gene encoding histidinol-phosphate transaminase, producing the protein MRPWEANIRRVAPYVPGEQPKGEKLIKLNTNENPYPPAPGVREAMERMDCDWFRKYPDPAATVLIKALSKAYEADEERIFVGVGSDDVIAVAFMTFFNSHKPILFPDVSYSFYKVWADLFKIPYETPALDMEFRIKKEDYYRENGGIIFPNPNAPTGLLMPLSEAEDIIAHNQESVVIVDEAYIDFGGESAIRLTEKYENLLVVQTFSKSRSMAGMRIGCAFGHPELIRRLNDVKYSYNSYTMNIPSLVLGAKALEDERYFMDTLKKIRCTRETAKGWLKELGFTFPDSMANFIFASHRERRAEEIYMALREQNIFVRYFKQPRIDNYLRITIGTDEEMEKLYRFLKEYL; encoded by the coding sequence ATGAGACCATGGGAAGCAAACATCCGCAGAGTGGCCCCCTATGTACCGGGAGAGCAGCCAAAGGGAGAAAAATTAATAAAGCTGAATACCAATGAAAATCCATATCCGCCGGCTCCGGGCGTCAGGGAGGCTATGGAACGGATGGACTGCGACTGGTTCCGCAAATATCCTGATCCGGCCGCAACGGTTCTGATTAAAGCCCTGTCAAAGGCATATGAGGCAGATGAGGAACGGATCTTTGTGGGAGTGGGTTCTGATGATGTGATCGCAGTGGCTTTTATGACCTTTTTTAATTCCCATAAGCCCATACTGTTTCCTGATGTGAGTTATTCTTTTTACAAGGTATGGGCGGATTTATTTAAGATTCCGTATGAGACGCCTGCTCTTGATATGGAATTCCGCATAAAAAAGGAAGATTATTACAGGGAAAATGGGGGAATCATATTTCCAAACCCCAATGCGCCTACAGGACTTCTTATGCCTCTTTCAGAAGCAGAGGATATCATTGCCCATAATCAGGAGTCAGTGGTAATCGTAGATGAAGCCTACATTGATTTCGGAGGGGAAAGCGCCATTAGGCTGACTGAAAAATACGAGAACCTTCTGGTGGTGCAGACCTTCAGCAAATCACGTTCCATGGCCGGAATGAGAATCGGCTGTGCTTTCGGGCATCCAGAGCTGATCCGCAGGTTAAACGATGTAAAATATTCCTATAATTCCTACACCATGAATATCCCCTCTCTGGTTCTGGGAGCAAAAGCTCTTGAGGATGAAAGATATTTTATGGATACGCTTAAAAAGATTAGATGCACAAGGGAGACGGCCAAGGGCTGGCTTAAGGAGCTGGGATTTACATTCCCGGATTCTATGGCAAATTTCATCTTTGCATCTCACAGGGAAAGACGCGCCGAGGAAATTTACATGGCTCTCAGGGAACAAAATATCTTTGTCAGGTACTTTAAGCAGCCTAGGATTGACAATTACCTGCGAATTACCATCGGAACAGATGAAGAGATGGAAAAACTGTACCGTTTTTTGAAAGAATATCTTTAG
- a CDS encoding MATE family efflux transporter yields MKTENNLDTDQIRGLVWRLAIPSMLAQFVSVFYSIVDRMYIGNIAGTGEISLAGVGICGPIITMISSVAFLVGVGGSPLMSIRMGEKNQRAASQILANCFLLLAVLSVLFTISSFLAKEKLLMWFGASEATFSYANDYITICLLGTVFALLSTGMNQFIICQGFAKTGMKSVLLGAVCNIVLDPVFMFVFGLEVRGAAIATVLSQMASCFYVLRFLFGDKPPIRITFGNYDWQVMKRVLMLGLSPFLIIAFDNVLIISLNMLIQRYGGESQGDMLLTCMTIVQSFMLMVTMPLGGITGGTQTILGYNYGAGRPDRIKKAGIHISSLALGFTTIMFILAHTVPQYFVRIFTQNEAYVELTVWAIKIYTMGIIPLALQYAVVDGFVGMGVAKVAISLSMFRKVIFLGGAALIPVWFGIDKIFYTEPVSDFISVLVSVTVTLLVFDRVLKKREANKPLTYEGVE; encoded by the coding sequence GTGAAAACAGAAAATAATTTAGATACAGATCAAATCAGGGGCCTGGTGTGGAGGCTTGCGATTCCCTCCATGCTGGCCCAGTTTGTTAGTGTTTTTTACAGCATTGTAGACCGGATGTACATAGGGAACATCGCCGGAACCGGTGAGATTTCATTGGCAGGCGTAGGAATCTGCGGCCCCATTATTACCATGATCTCTTCTGTGGCTTTTTTAGTGGGCGTAGGCGGCTCCCCTCTGATGAGCATCCGCATGGGCGAGAAAAACCAGCGGGCTGCCAGTCAGATACTGGCAAACTGCTTTTTACTTTTAGCGGTTTTATCGGTGCTGTTTACTATTTCTTCTTTTTTGGCAAAGGAAAAGCTGCTGATGTGGTTTGGAGCCAGCGAAGCCACCTTTTCTTATGCCAATGATTACATTACCATATGCCTTCTGGGGACTGTTTTTGCACTTTTGTCTACGGGGATGAATCAGTTCATCATCTGTCAGGGCTTTGCAAAGACCGGTATGAAATCTGTTCTTCTGGGGGCTGTTTGCAACATTGTGCTGGACCCTGTATTCATGTTCGTATTTGGCCTGGAAGTACGGGGAGCTGCAATCGCTACGGTGCTGTCTCAGATGGCTTCCTGCTTTTATGTTCTCCGGTTCCTGTTTGGAGACAAGCCCCCCATTCGGATCACCTTTGGCAATTATGACTGGCAGGTTATGAAGCGTGTGCTGATGCTGGGCTTAAGCCCCTTTCTTATTATTGCATTTGACAATGTTTTGATCATATCCTTAAACATGCTGATTCAGCGGTACGGCGGAGAGAGCCAGGGAGACATGCTCCTTACCTGCATGACCATTGTACAGAGCTTTATGCTTATGGTCACCATGCCTCTTGGGGGAATTACAGGAGGAACACAAACCATACTAGGCTATAATTACGGGGCAGGAAGGCCGGACAGGATTAAGAAGGCAGGCATTCATATTTCAAGCCTTGCCCTTGGTTTTACCACCATCATGTTTATCCTGGCTCATACGGTTCCCCAATACTTTGTCCGCATTTTTACCCAGAATGAGGCTTATGTGGAGCTGACGGTCTGGGCCATTAAGATTTATACCATGGGCATTATACCTCTTGCGCTGCAGTATGCGGTGGTAGATGGGTTTGTGGGAATGGGAGTAGCAAAGGTGGCTATTTCTCTTTCCATGTTCCGGAAGGTAATATTTTTAGGCGGAGCCGCCCTTATTCCCGTATGGTTTGGGATCGACAAAATATTTTATACGGAACCGGTATCGGATTTCATCAGTGTTTTGGTATCGGTGACCGTGACATTGCTGGTGTTTGACCGGGTTTTGAAAAAAAGGGAGGCGAATAAGCCGTTGACATACGAAGGGGTAGAATGA